Genomic DNA from uncultured Acetobacterium sp.:
CAAAGCCCTGGATATGATTGGGCAATTTTCAGGTATCAACCTGACTCAACTGGCCAATAAACTGAGTATTTCCAAAAGTGCCATTTCAAAATGCACGTCCAAGCTTCTTGAAAAACAACTGATCGAAAAAGAAAAATCTTCAGTAAACGTTCGTGAAGTCGTCTTTACCCTTACCCCTAATGGCCAATTTATTTTTGATCAGCTGGGCAGTGTCAACTCTGATCTGTTTGAACCTTTTAATAAATCATTTGAATCACTATCCTCGCAGGAGATCAATGACCTTCATCGCATGTTTTTAACGATCCAGTCCAGTCTGACTGAGATTATCAATCGCGTATAGATTTTTAAAAGCCACTTGTTTGATTAGAACAAGTGGCTTTTAAAGTGATTATGCTACAGTTTTTCCTGAGTTGCAATTTCACGCTCATTTCCAAAGGTTTCTTTGGAATATATCTTTTTCTCGTAAATTTTGGTACTCGGCCGTTCCAGTGCCCCCATCAGAAATTGATAATAGGCTCCTGGTGTCACAATATTTCCGGTGGCTGGTTTTTCAAAACCAGTATTTTCAAAAAGCGAATCGGCAACTTTAACGCAATTAGTATTCAGGGCAAAATAGGTCTTTAAAGGACCTTTTTTAAACTTATAAAAGCGCGCCCCAGTTCCCTTGTAAATGATATCTTCCACGCCGGTATAATCCCCGGGTTTCAACAAACCCTGTTCTACCAGCTGGGTATCGCAAAACCATTCGAACATATTTTCCTGAAAATGTTCATAATTCCCCTTAATTATTTCCAATTCTGCTTCCGTAAAAGCTACTTTAAACGAGATCAGCACCTTCCCATCATTTAAAACGGATTCTCTCAGGTAGCGATCTTTATCACAAACGAAAAGAACACCATCGCTCATGGCTCCACCTAAACGATAAGAATGTCCATCAAAATTTCCATAAGACATAGCCTGATCGCCAAAGATCAGATCCACATGTCCAAAAGCTTCCATAATTTTTTTGGATAGATGAACTAGAATTTCAATATTCATGGGGTTAATGCCCGCCTTTTCCGGAATCAGTACTTCCTGAGACAATATATAGGCATTCGCATCTTCAGATGCTACTTTTTCATCATATTTCCGAAGTAGTCCCATGGGTACAAAAACGCCCAATAAAGAAGGCAAGGCAATTCGCATTTTTCGCTGAATTTTTTTAGCCGACTGGCTCATCTTTTCCTGGGTTTCTTCTTCATTAAAGGCATCAAAAATCAGGGTAAAACCATACCAAAGCAGATAGATCCCAGCGACGATGGCGAAGCTGGCAGTTTGAAAATAACTGTTAATGAAGAGGTAAACCCCAAAAACAAAGCTTAAAAGCCCATTTAGGAAATAGAAGCCATAATTGGGAGCGCCATCTCGCCAAAGGGTTACTGCTGAAATAAATTTGACGATACTGTTTACCAGAATATAACATGCAAAAATATAGGGAATTAAATCGGCCAGAGCAAACCTGAAATAAAAAAGCAGCATGGAAAAAAGCACATTAACCAATGCTCCGATCAGCTTCATTTTCTTGCTTTCACCATGAAATTTTAAAAACACGGATATCAAATTAATCACGGCAAAAATCACCAATGCCGCCATCAATAATACGACAATCTGCGTCACCGAACTTCTTGGATGGCTGATCATGTAAATGCCAATCCCGGCCACTCCGACACCGGACAGTGATCCAACTATTTTTTTTGTTCTTATCTCATTCATTTTTTTGCCTTTCCAGTTGACTGACAAGCCCCTGCTCATTTTTTTCTATCAAGAACACTAAACCCTGCTTTTGTTATACGCCCTCCTCTTTTTCGCTAGTAAATTTTTCATCACCCACGTTTATATTAAACCGATCTTCTTCCTGAATCCCAAAACTTTCCAGTTTCAGTGTTACTGTTTTTTTGTTAGTTACATCACCTTCGATTTCATAAGTTAAGACTCGAATAATCGGCTGGCATTGATTTAACTCATTTAGAAAATCAATAATTTGATCATCATTCCCTACACAAACGACATTAAATTTGCAGGCTGTCAGAATTTTTCCGTCTGAAACCCGGATGTTTTTTTCTTCTTTTTCGGAAAACCCTTTTTCGATTCGGTCGCCAATGATGGTGTCAATGTGAGCATCAGCTTGTTCAAATTTTACCGAGATCAATCCCAACTGGCAGGATTCGGCTTTTTTTGCCACCACTTCATAGAGTCTGATGGTATCAATATTTTCCGGCAGACTTTTTTTACTGACGTCAAGTTGATCCCCAATACGCTTCAGTTCTTCCAAATAGGTTTCTTCTGACATTTCATCGGGTAACGCCATGTTATAACTGATCTTTTCTGCTAATACTTCTTTGTTTTTGGCATAGGCTTTATATTTTGGTATTACAAACAGAGCCATTAAGATAACCAATAAAGCCCCTAAAATAATCCATTTTTCAATTCTTATTTTCTTACTTTTTTGAGACTCATCTTTTTTAGGATCGTTTTTTTGATCAAAACGCTCCACATTGTTTCTACTCAATTATTATACCTCATTCATTTGAATATCAAACGTAAATTGCCAGATTTCCTCATTAATCTGATTTTTATGATCACCTGCTGTTTGCTGTTTTGTACTGGTATTGACCAAATTGATCGCTTTAAACAAATCAACAACAGTCAGTTTTTCCTTAAACTCCAGGATGGTTTCTTTTTTTGGGGTTTCTCCTGAAATAGTCATCATATCATCCCGAAATACATAGTTTAATACCATTAGCCCATCTGGGATCGCATTGTGTATTTGAGCTAGCGCTTTAAGGGGCAGATCTTTATTTCTATTAATGGATTCCTGAATATGGGTCCGATCTTTCAGAACCTCATTCTGAAAAGTTAAATTCGTATAAATAATCTGATATTCTGATTTGCTATCGATGTTTTCTTCAACTCTTTTAATCTCATTCTGGCAGGACCAATCCAGGAAAAACAACGTTCCATAAATAGCCAGCAAAATCAAAACTGCTCCCAAAGTAAATACCACCCCTTTTCGTTTAGGCTGATTTGGCCGTTTCCTTTTCGGAAGATCCAGCGGTAATAAATTCATCTCCTCCTTCATTGCCGCTCACCACTGCTGTTGATCTGAGCCCACTTAATCAGTCCACACACGCCAGGTGTAATTAAACAGAGTTCTGCTCTGGTCATCAGCCGCGGAAAAATCAGTTCCTCCCGCCCATCCAAAAGAAAATAAGTCGGAAGGACGCTCTTTTCGATGCTTCGGCTTAAATAGTCCCAAACTCCGGCATGCAGGCTTTCGCCACCCATTATATAAATAGCCTCATTTTCACAGCCTTTTGCATGACCCAAAGGGGACTGCCGGACTTCACCAACGACTTTTATAATTTGCAGTAGATAGGTTTCTCCATCCCAGCCGGGGTCAAGCTCAATGTGATGATTTTCAATCAGCGAACCCTGGTTATAATAAAAAATCCGGGCACCAGTTTTTCCCATATCAATAATCAACGTTGGATGATCGTCATCCGCATTCATCAGGCTGGTGTAGGCATAAAACTGGGGAACAATTGATTTTAAAACAAACCCTGATTTTTTGAAAATTCTGTAATACCACCTTAAGCGAGCTTTTTCAACCCCAACCCCCAACACATCCAGTTTTTTATTATCAATTCCCAGATATTCCAATCGCTGGGTTCGTTCTCTGGCGGTAAAATCAATTCGCCAATTATCGATATTTCCTGATACAAGCAACTGCATCTTCCAATAAATAGCATCTTCCACATCTTGTAAAGTCATCATTGGAAAGGTAAACGTACCCACCAGCACCTCTTTATGGTTAATTAACAACATCAATTCATCTTTACGTCGATATCCCTTTAAAAGCGGTCGCAAAAATGCCCCCATCGTTTGTGTGTTTTCGCAATAATTTCCTGGTGTTTTTTCAATGCGAATATCTTCGATATGGACCCGGCCCGAATCTTCAGCAAATCCGACTACTATTTTTGTTAGATTTATACCCAGGTCCACAATCCATAATTTCTTGCTCATTTTCAAACTGCCCCCAACATCTTC
This window encodes:
- a CDS encoding MarR family transcriptional regulator, coding for MKKEKKSKKLDVKEVKDSKKETKKKSLIEEKKAGPVTKKEKPATQNDVQPDLAVDHAAVKKLMIDSAVLYQNILVLPQTFAVNEVSYSLYPSELKALDMIGQFSGINLTQLANKLSISKSAISKCTSKLLEKQLIEKEKSSVNVREVVFTLTPNGQFIFDQLGSVNSDLFEPFNKSFESLSSQEINDLHRMFLTIQSSLTEIINRV
- a CDS encoding DUF308 domain-containing protein, translating into MNEIRTKKIVGSLSGVGVAGIGIYMISHPRSSVTQIVVLLMAALVIFAVINLISVFLKFHGESKKMKLIGALVNVLFSMLLFYFRFALADLIPYIFACYILVNSIVKFISAVTLWRDGAPNYGFYFLNGLLSFVFGVYLFINSYFQTASFAIVAGIYLLWYGFTLIFDAFNEEETQEKMSQSAKKIQRKMRIALPSLLGVFVPMGLLRKYDEKVASEDANAYILSQEVLIPEKAGINPMNIEILVHLSKKIMEAFGHVDLIFGDQAMSYGNFDGHSYRLGGAMSDGVLFVCDKDRYLRESVLNDGKVLISFKVAFTEAELEIIKGNYEHFQENMFEWFCDTQLVEQGLLKPGDYTGVEDIIYKGTGARFYKFKKGPLKTYFALNTNCVKVADSLFENTGFEKPATGNIVTPGAYYQFLMGALERPSTKIYEKKIYSKETFGNEREIATQEKL
- a CDS encoding PilN domain-containing protein gives rise to the protein MNLLPLDLPKRKRPNQPKRKGVVFTLGAVLILLAIYGTLFFLDWSCQNEIKRVEENIDSKSEYQIIYTNLTFQNEVLKDRTHIQESINRNKDLPLKALAQIHNAIPDGLMVLNYVFRDDMMTISGETPKKETILEFKEKLTVVDLFKAINLVNTSTKQQTAGDHKNQINEEIWQFTFDIQMNEV